From Microlunatus capsulatus, a single genomic window includes:
- a CDS encoding helix-turn-helix domain-containing protein, producing the protein MEKLLLTTQEAAESLGVSRSQLYELMRRHEVVSILIGRSRRIPAAALREYVQRLAEDAWVA; encoded by the coding sequence ATGGAGAAGCTCTTGTTAACCACGCAGGAAGCGGCGGAGTCGCTGGGGGTGAGCCGGTCCCAGCTGTACGAGCTGATGCGCCGGCATGAGGTGGTAAGCATTCTGATCGGCCGGTCTCGCCGGATACCGGCGGCCGCCCTGCGCGAGTACGTGCAGCGACTCGCCGAGGACGCCTGGGTGGCATGA
- a CDS encoding tyrosine-type recombinase/integrase — MSRRSNGEGSVYRRADGRWTGAHYVLRPDGGRVRRAVYARTQREAVAKLAQLVAKTAAGVPLAVEAWTVESYASHWMGHVVAPRLRPATISSYRATLRLHIVPGLGRYPLRRLTPTHVRALLAAKQEAGLSVRSVQIIHSTLRAMLAEAMRDELVERNVAALVRAPRAEQVEVQPWTPEEAGIFLRSAREDRLYALFAVGVGLGMRRGELLGLQWADVDLDRRVVHVRHNAQRVYGYGMVFGPPKSANSRRDIPLPAVTVRVLEEHRKRQESERAAMEPYWQDTGLVFTTTIGTVIEPRNLARVLDALIAEAGVRRIRLHDMRHTCASLLLAQGVPARVVMEVLGHSQLGITMNLYSHVMPSALREAADAIDRALGGQE, encoded by the coding sequence ATGAGTCGCCGGTCGAACGGCGAGGGCTCGGTCTATCGGCGCGCAGACGGACGCTGGACCGGTGCTCACTACGTGCTGCGTCCCGACGGCGGGCGGGTGCGGCGGGCGGTGTACGCGAGGACGCAGCGAGAGGCCGTGGCGAAACTCGCCCAGCTGGTGGCGAAGACGGCGGCGGGCGTGCCCCTGGCTGTGGAGGCGTGGACGGTGGAGTCCTATGCCTCGCACTGGATGGGTCATGTGGTGGCGCCCCGGCTGCGGCCGGCGACCATCTCGTCCTACCGGGCGACTTTGCGCTTGCACATCGTGCCGGGACTGGGTCGGTACCCGCTGCGCCGGCTGACGCCGACGCATGTCCGGGCGCTGCTGGCGGCAAAGCAGGAGGCTGGCCTGTCGGTGCGGTCAGTGCAGATCATCCACTCGACCTTGCGGGCCATGTTGGCGGAGGCGATGCGTGACGAGCTGGTGGAGCGGAACGTCGCTGCGCTGGTGCGAGCGCCTAGGGCGGAGCAGGTGGAGGTTCAGCCCTGGACGCCCGAGGAGGCAGGCATCTTCCTCCGGTCAGCGCGGGAGGACCGGCTCTACGCGCTGTTCGCGGTCGGTGTCGGCCTGGGAATGCGACGCGGCGAGCTGCTGGGCCTGCAATGGGCCGACGTCGACCTGGATCGTCGCGTGGTCCATGTGCGTCACAACGCGCAGCGGGTCTACGGCTACGGCATGGTGTTCGGGCCGCCGAAGTCCGCCAACTCACGCCGGGATATCCCGCTGCCGGCGGTGACGGTCAGGGTGCTGGAGGAGCACCGGAAGCGGCAGGAGTCGGAGCGTGCGGCGATGGAGCCGTACTGGCAGGACACCGGGCTTGTCTTTACGACGACGATCGGAACCGTCATTGAGCCGCGGAACCTGGCACGGGTGTTGGACGCACTGATCGCTGAGGCCGGGGTGCGGCGGATCCGGCTGCATGACATGCGGCACACGTGCGCTTCACTGCTGCTGGCGCAGGGGGTGCCGGCGCGGGTCGTGATGGAGGTCCTGGGGCACTCGCAGCTGGGGATCACGATGAACCTCTACTCGCATGTGATGCCGTCCGCGCTGCGCGAGGCGGCCGACGCGATCGACCGTGCGCTCGGAGGTCAGGAATGA
- a CDS encoding phosphatase PAP2 family protein → MPHLRSALRAYALAVLLAVCSGVVAVVVAAEFQLPLRDPDGFLGPAWVRLPAIVALFVALDVIPRAIHRRRHVLHVLRERYEPARAALVVVGLGTFYLSYVSYRNLKGALPFARPEVQDSDLLLLDRLLALGHDPSHLLHTALGAGVAAYVLSAVYLVFLGFVPFSVVAALIWLRDVRAASWYVTALCLNWILGTVTYYLVPSLGPVFVRPERYADLPDTGVTSLQLGLAETRLDVLINPFSAEGIAGVAGFASLHTSVVFTAALVAHKLALPRVLRWTLWVFLALTLTATIYFGWHYLVDDLAGLALGASAVAIAGWASRAVDIELSRAHVLEEQPVTSGATVG, encoded by the coding sequence ATGCCACACCTCCGATCTGCGCTGCGGGCCTACGCCCTCGCCGTGCTCCTCGCCGTGTGCTCAGGGGTGGTGGCGGTCGTCGTCGCGGCGGAGTTCCAGCTGCCGCTGCGCGACCCGGACGGCTTCCTGGGCCCGGCGTGGGTCCGGCTGCCGGCGATCGTCGCGCTGTTCGTCGCCCTCGACGTGATCCCGCGCGCTATCCACCGACGACGGCACGTCCTGCACGTGCTGCGCGAGCGCTACGAGCCGGCGCGGGCCGCGCTGGTCGTCGTCGGGCTCGGCACCTTCTACCTCAGCTACGTCTCCTACCGGAACCTCAAGGGCGCGCTGCCCTTCGCCCGGCCGGAGGTGCAGGACAGCGACCTGCTCCTGCTCGACCGGCTGCTCGCGCTCGGCCACGACCCGTCGCACCTGCTGCACACCGCGCTCGGCGCCGGCGTCGCGGCCTACGTGCTGTCGGCGGTCTACCTCGTCTTCCTCGGCTTCGTGCCCTTCTCGGTGGTCGCGGCGCTGATCTGGCTGCGCGACGTCCGGGCGGCGTCCTGGTACGTCACCGCGCTGTGCCTCAACTGGATCCTCGGCACCGTCACCTACTACCTCGTCCCCTCCCTGGGACCGGTGTTCGTGCGGCCCGAGCGGTACGCCGACCTGCCCGACACCGGCGTCACCAGCCTGCAGCTGGGACTCGCCGAGACCCGGCTCGACGTCCTCATCAACCCCTTCTCGGCCGAGGGGATCGCCGGCGTCGCCGGGTTCGCGTCGCTGCACACCTCGGTCGTCTTCACCGCCGCGCTGGTCGCGCACAAGCTCGCGCTGCCGCGGGTCTTGCGCTGGACGCTCTGGGTGTTCCTGGCCCTCACCCTGACGGCCACCATCTACTTCGGCTGGCACTACCTCGTCGACGACCTCGCCGGTCTGGCGCTCGGAGCCAGCGCCGTCGCGATCGCCGGCTGGGCCAGCCGTGCCGTCGACATCGAGCTGTCCCGGGCGCACGTCCTCGAGGAGCAGCCGGTCACCAGCGGCGCGACCGTCGGCTGA
- the manA gene encoding mannose-6-phosphate isomerase, class I: MAELLTGVRQPYAWGSRTFIPALLGEEPTGEPQAELWLGAHTSAPSTLGDRPLTDVIAADPAGMVGAAVVRDFGDGLPFLLKVLAADKPLSLQAHPTRAQAEEGYAREEEAGVALDASDRLYKDTWPKPEMLCALQDSEALCGFRDPDATHALFAQLGVPAALELVAPLAEESTPPDERLAAVFARLLRLSGDERDVVGQVAAAAAALDAPDDEVALFARTAQELAAHNPGDPGVLAGLLMNRVSLTPHQAVFLPAGNLHAYLHGGGVEIMANSDNVMRGGLTPKHVDVDELLAILDFTPGFPGYVEPVEEAPGCWRYPTPAPEFALWRLEPRETVVEVPGTGAARVLLVTEGEVVVEGASDDLRLGRGQSAFARAGEELVVSGTGTVFLAGPGVGG; the protein is encoded by the coding sequence GTGGCCGAGCTGCTGACCGGGGTCCGGCAGCCCTACGCCTGGGGCTCGCGGACCTTCATCCCCGCCCTGCTGGGCGAGGAGCCGACCGGCGAGCCGCAGGCCGAGCTCTGGCTGGGTGCGCACACCTCGGCCCCGTCGACGCTGGGTGACCGCCCGCTCACCGACGTGATCGCCGCGGACCCGGCCGGTATGGTGGGCGCCGCGGTCGTGCGCGACTTCGGCGACGGGCTGCCGTTCCTGCTCAAGGTGCTGGCGGCCGACAAGCCGCTGTCGCTGCAGGCGCACCCGACGCGGGCGCAGGCCGAGGAGGGCTACGCCCGCGAGGAGGAGGCGGGCGTCGCGCTCGATGCCTCCGACCGGCTCTACAAGGACACGTGGCCCAAGCCGGAGATGCTCTGCGCGCTGCAGGACAGCGAGGCGCTCTGCGGCTTCCGCGACCCCGACGCCACCCACGCCCTGTTCGCCCAGCTGGGGGTGCCGGCGGCGCTGGAGCTGGTCGCTCCCCTGGCCGAGGAGTCGACACCGCCGGACGAGCGGCTGGCCGCCGTCTTCGCGCGGCTGCTGCGGCTGAGCGGGGACGAGCGGGACGTCGTGGGGCAGGTGGCGGCGGCCGCGGCGGCGCTCGACGCGCCGGACGACGAGGTCGCGCTCTTCGCCCGGACCGCGCAGGAGCTGGCCGCGCACAACCCCGGCGACCCCGGCGTGCTGGCCGGGCTGCTGATGAACCGGGTCTCCCTGACGCCGCATCAGGCGGTGTTCCTGCCCGCCGGCAACCTGCACGCCTATCTGCACGGCGGCGGCGTGGAGATCATGGCCAACTCCGACAACGTGATGCGCGGCGGGCTGACCCCCAAGCACGTCGACGTCGACGAGCTGCTCGCCATCCTCGACTTCACCCCCGGCTTCCCCGGTTACGTCGAGCCCGTCGAGGAGGCGCCCGGCTGCTGGCGCTACCCCACGCCGGCGCCCGAGTTCGCCCTCTGGCGCCTCGAGCCGCGCGAGACCGTCGTCGAGGTACCCGGCACCGGTGCCGCGCGCGTGCTGCTGGTGACCGAGGGCGAGGTCGTCGTCGAGGGCGCGTCCGACGACCTGCGGCTGGGCCGCGGTCAGTCGGCCTTCGCCCGGGCGGGTGAGGAGCTCGTCGTCAGCGGGACCGGGACCGTCTTCCTGGCCGGTCCGGGCGTCGGCGGCTAG
- a CDS encoding Gfo/Idh/MocA family protein: MTDADVPTTGWGILSTGHIASVLAKDLALLPEEASLVAVGSRSADKAAAFADEYGFRRSHGSYEELAADPDVDVVYVASPHNDHYPSAKLCLEGGKAVLVEKPLTVTPEQAEELLALAGERGLFVMEAMWTRTHPLIRHAAELVASGELGEVRHVDAQFGFAFDGPDSHRLLDPAQAGGAILDAGVYPVHAVNLFLGEPAEVLGSGTAAATGVDDHAAALLTYPATAERGAATASVLCTLRANLPNRLSVYCTKGRVMFDDMFLRPAELTVWRDGTDAPEELVASWPGGGYTFEAQEVMRCLRAGDVESPLVPWSDTLAVSRTLSRWQGAVGAPARTSA, encoded by the coding sequence GTGACTGACGCCGACGTTCCCACGACCGGCTGGGGCATCCTCAGCACCGGCCACATCGCCTCCGTCCTCGCGAAGGACCTGGCCCTGCTGCCCGAGGAGGCGTCGCTGGTCGCGGTCGGCTCGCGCTCGGCCGACAAGGCCGCCGCCTTCGCCGACGAGTACGGCTTCCGCCGCAGCCACGGCTCCTACGAGGAGCTGGCCGCCGACCCCGACGTCGACGTCGTCTACGTCGCCAGCCCGCACAACGACCACTACCCCTCCGCGAAGCTCTGCCTGGAGGGCGGCAAGGCCGTCCTGGTGGAGAAGCCGTTGACGGTGACCCCGGAGCAGGCCGAGGAGCTGCTGGCCCTGGCCGGCGAGCGCGGGCTGTTCGTCATGGAGGCGATGTGGACGCGCACCCACCCGCTGATCCGGCACGCGGCCGAGCTGGTCGCCTCCGGTGAGCTGGGCGAGGTCCGCCACGTCGACGCCCAGTTCGGCTTCGCCTTCGACGGCCCCGACAGCCACCGCCTGCTGGACCCCGCGCAGGCGGGCGGCGCGATCCTCGACGCCGGCGTCTACCCGGTGCACGCCGTCAACCTCTTCCTGGGCGAGCCCGCCGAGGTGCTGGGCTCCGGCACCGCCGCGGCCACCGGCGTCGACGACCACGCCGCGGCCCTGCTGACCTACCCGGCGACGGCCGAGCGCGGGGCCGCCACGGCCTCCGTGCTCTGCACCCTGCGGGCCAACCTGCCCAACCGGCTCAGCGTGTACTGCACCAAGGGCCGCGTGATGTTCGACGACATGTTCCTGCGGCCGGCCGAGCTGACGGTCTGGCGCGACGGCACCGACGCCCCCGAGGAGCTGGTCGCCTCATGGCCGGGCGGCGGCTACACGTTCGAGGCGCAGGAGGTCATGCGCTGCCTGCGGGCCGGCGACGTCGAGTCACCGCTGGTGCCGTGGTCCGACACGCTCGCGGTGTCCCGGACGCTCAGCCGCTGGCAGGGCGCCGTCGGCGCCCCGGCCCGGACGAGCGCCTGA
- a CDS encoding DUF3263 domain-containing protein: MVSASNPSLESSEPFGALSERDAEILAFERQWWKFAGAKEQAIRDTFQMSATRYYQVLNALIDKPEALVQDPLLVKRLRRLRATRQRNRSAKRLGIDLTIDS; encoded by the coding sequence ATGGTCAGCGCCTCGAACCCGTCGCTCGAGAGCAGCGAGCCCTTCGGGGCGCTCAGCGAGCGCGACGCCGAGATCCTCGCCTTCGAGCGGCAGTGGTGGAAGTTCGCCGGGGCCAAGGAGCAGGCGATCCGCGACACGTTCCAGATGTCCGCGACCCGCTACTACCAGGTCCTCAACGCCCTCATCGACAAGCCGGAGGCCCTGGTCCAGGACCCGCTGCTGGTCAAGCGGCTCCGCCGGCTGCGGGCCACCCGGCAGCGCAACCGGTCCGCCAAGCGGCTCGGCATCGACCTCACGATCGACTCCTAG
- the thrC gene encoding threonine synthase, protein MTALATPSTTAAGVPAPAGVRPGAFGNATHLVCRACGEKSSLGPFYACLECFGPLEVGYDFPTITREQLEAGPKSIWRYAPLLPVPADIASFRSTDPGYTRLLDAANLAADLGLRKLWVKDDSGNPTHSFKDRVVAVALSAARELGLHVLACPSTGNLANAVAAAAARAGIKSVVFVPENLEQQKIIASAVYDTTLIAVQGSYDDVNKLASEIAAEEEGWAFVNVNVRPYYSEGSKTLAYEIAEQLGWRIPDQLVIPVASGSQLTKIDKGFTELVTLGLVEDKPWKIYGAQATGCSPIAQAYRADLDFVPPVKPDTIAKSLAIGNPADGPYVLDVIRRTGGLIADVDDETVVANILRLARTEGVFAETAGGVTVGVTAKLIEDGVLDPDAETVVINSGDGLKTLDAVSSRVGPKTTIPPRYDAFTDFWKELDR, encoded by the coding sequence ATGACTGCGCTCGCCACCCCGTCCACCACCGCGGCAGGGGTGCCCGCTCCCGCCGGCGTCCGGCCCGGAGCCTTCGGCAACGCCACGCACCTCGTCTGCCGGGCCTGCGGCGAGAAGAGCTCGCTCGGCCCGTTCTACGCCTGTCTGGAGTGCTTCGGCCCCCTCGAGGTGGGCTACGACTTCCCGACCATCACCCGCGAGCAGCTCGAGGCCGGCCCCAAGAGCATCTGGCGCTACGCCCCGCTGCTGCCGGTCCCCGCCGACATCGCCTCCTTCCGCTCGACCGACCCGGGCTACACCCGGCTGCTGGACGCGGCGAACCTCGCCGCCGACCTCGGCCTGCGCAAGCTCTGGGTCAAGGACGACTCGGGCAACCCGACGCACTCCTTCAAGGACCGCGTCGTCGCCGTCGCCCTCTCCGCCGCCCGCGAGCTGGGCCTGCACGTGCTGGCCTGCCCCTCGACCGGCAACCTGGCCAACGCCGTCGCCGCCGCCGCCGCCCGCGCCGGCATCAAGAGCGTCGTCTTCGTGCCCGAGAACCTCGAGCAGCAGAAGATCATCGCCTCCGCCGTCTACGACACCACGCTGATCGCGGTGCAGGGCAGCTACGACGACGTCAACAAGCTGGCCAGCGAGATCGCCGCGGAGGAGGAGGGCTGGGCGTTCGTCAACGTCAACGTCCGCCCCTACTACTCCGAGGGCTCGAAGACGCTGGCCTACGAGATCGCCGAGCAGCTGGGCTGGCGGATCCCCGACCAGCTGGTGATCCCGGTCGCCTCCGGCTCGCAGCTGACCAAGATCGACAAGGGCTTCACCGAGCTCGTGACGCTGGGCCTGGTCGAGGACAAGCCGTGGAAGATCTACGGCGCCCAGGCCACCGGCTGCTCGCCCATCGCCCAGGCCTACCGTGCCGACCTCGACTTCGTGCCCCCGGTCAAGCCGGACACCATCGCCAAGTCGCTGGCCATCGGCAACCCGGCCGACGGCCCCTACGTGCTGGACGTCATCCGCCGCACCGGCGGGCTGATCGCCGACGTCGACGACGAGACCGTCGTGGCCAACATCCTGCGGCTGGCCCGCACCGAGGGCGTCTTCGCCGAGACCGCCGGCGGGGTCACCGTCGGCGTCACCGCGAAGCTGATCGAGGACGGCGTCCTCGACCCCGACGCCGAGACGGTCGTCATCAACTCCGGCGACGGCCTCAAGACCCTCGACGCCGTCAGCAGCCGTGTCGGCCCGAAGACCACCATCCCGCCCCGCTACGACGCCTTCACCGACTTCTGGAAGGAGCTCGACCGATGA
- a CDS encoding MoaD/ThiS family protein, translating to MSATVRIPTILRTYTAGAGEVSADGGTLAELLDSLETNHHGIRARILDDAGQLRRFVNVYVGDEDVRFSGGLEAPVPEGAKVSIIPAVAGG from the coding sequence ATGAGCGCCACCGTCCGCATCCCCACGATCCTGCGCACCTACACCGCCGGGGCCGGAGAGGTGAGCGCCGACGGCGGCACCCTCGCCGAGCTGCTCGACTCGCTGGAGACCAACCACCACGGCATCCGTGCGCGGATCCTCGACGACGCCGGCCAGCTGCGCCGCTTCGTCAACGTCTACGTCGGCGACGAGGACGTCCGCTTCTCCGGCGGCCTCGAGGCCCCGGTGCCCGAGGGCGCGAAGGTCTCGATCATCCCGGCCGTCGCCGGGGGCTAG
- a CDS encoding GAP family protein, whose product MTLAVLGALVGLALVDSTSFGTLVLPLMMLLSPRVRTRNVVVHLLTLGLFYVGVGVLLLLGAEAALAVVGPLLDTRAARIAQLGLGVGLVVLSFVLDPKAVAGRRARRGLPPAAPSRWRSRALGADARLPVVVGVALAAGAVEVASMLPYLGAVGLIVASDTGLGTRLAVLGGYVLVMLLPALVLLVVRVAGGQRLEPRLARVEAWLARRTSGAGAWVVGIIGVLLGLDALSALRAA is encoded by the coding sequence ATGACCCTCGCCGTCCTCGGAGCCCTCGTCGGGCTGGCCCTGGTCGACTCGACCAGCTTCGGCACCCTGGTGCTGCCGCTGATGATGCTGCTCAGCCCGCGGGTGCGGACGCGGAACGTCGTCGTCCACCTGCTCACCCTCGGGCTGTTCTACGTCGGCGTCGGGGTGCTGCTGCTGCTCGGGGCCGAGGCGGCCCTGGCCGTCGTCGGTCCGCTGCTGGACACCCGGGCGGCCCGGATCGCGCAGCTGGGCCTCGGCGTCGGGCTGGTCGTGCTGTCCTTCGTCCTCGACCCGAAGGCCGTGGCGGGGCGACGGGCCCGGCGGGGCCTGCCGCCGGCCGCGCCGTCACGCTGGCGCTCGCGGGCCCTGGGCGCCGACGCGCGGCTGCCCGTGGTCGTCGGGGTGGCGCTGGCCGCCGGGGCGGTCGAGGTGGCCTCGATGCTCCCCTACCTCGGGGCGGTCGGGCTGATCGTGGCCTCGGACACGGGGCTGGGCACCCGGCTGGCCGTGCTCGGCGGCTACGTCCTCGTCATGCTGCTGCCGGCCCTGGTGCTGCTGGTGGTCCGGGTCGCCGGCGGCCAGCGCCTCGAGCCGCGGCTGGCGCGGGTCGAGGCGTGGCTGGCCAGGCGGACCTCCGGGGCCGGCGCCTGGGTGGTCGGCATCATCGGCGTGCTGCTGGGGCTGGACGCCCTGAGCGCGCTGCGAGCGGCCTAG
- a CDS encoding TetR/AcrR family transcriptional regulator, with translation MPKVVDHEERRQDIARATWRVLTRDGVAAVSVRSVAAEAGISTGALRHYFADQASLLLFAAEHTVRRIGDRMSRLLAEGQQPPLEVAQALLEQLLPLDEERWTETAVYFGLIDLTRLAPGHQEFRGWAFREGRRLVRALVLWLAGGPAPDADLLTRTGGPLGEPLADPELEAQALAVQVLVDGLAVQGLLYPQLMDAAALRAVLRRELERVPLSAGPSS, from the coding sequence GTGCCGAAGGTGGTGGACCACGAGGAGCGCCGGCAGGACATCGCCCGGGCGACCTGGCGGGTGCTGACCCGGGACGGCGTGGCCGCGGTCTCGGTGCGGTCGGTGGCGGCCGAGGCGGGCATCTCGACCGGCGCCCTGCGGCACTACTTCGCCGACCAGGCGTCCCTGCTGCTCTTCGCCGCCGAGCACACGGTGCGTCGCATCGGGGACCGGATGTCGCGACTGCTGGCTGAGGGGCAGCAGCCCCCGCTGGAGGTCGCGCAGGCGCTGCTGGAGCAGCTGCTGCCGCTGGACGAGGAGCGGTGGACCGAGACGGCGGTCTACTTCGGCCTCATCGACCTGACCCGTCTCGCGCCCGGGCACCAGGAGTTCCGGGGCTGGGCCTTCCGGGAGGGCCGGCGGCTCGTCCGCGCGCTGGTGCTCTGGCTGGCCGGTGGTCCGGCCCCGGACGCCGATCTGCTGACCCGGACCGGCGGCCCCCTGGGCGAGCCGCTCGCGGACCCCGAGCTGGAGGCGCAGGCCCTCGCCGTGCAGGTGCTGGTCGACGGCCTGGCCGTCCAGGGGCTGCTCTACCCGCAGCTGATGGACGCCGCCGCCCTCCGTGCCGTCCTGCGCCGCGAGCTCGAGCGGGTCCCGCTCAGCGCGGGCCCGTCGTCCTGA
- a CDS encoding helix-turn-helix transcriptional regulator, with translation MRADRLLQLVGLLRQHGRLSAAELARRLEVTPRTVLRDVEALSTAGVPVVAERGRHGGFSLLPGYRPAVEELTAAEVQALLLAGRVPAESLGLAGPLASALRKVAGSAPPEHGRSAARISDRVLVDTAGWWGAPEERGQFDAVQQAVLGDRRLRMTYQPRDPRGTGVRTVDPYGLLQAAGTWYLIAAHRGRPRSYRVSRVLAATVLDEPSRRPADLDLAALWSELRAGFASPPTHTVRLACDPARYELALTLLAGQGASRPRVLDPGPPVVFEVEVHVLRSTVGVLAGLGSAVRALAPPELLEQMVAVAQELLATYPDVRTTGPR, from the coding sequence GTGCGCGCCGACCGTCTGCTCCAGCTCGTCGGGCTGCTGCGGCAGCACGGCCGGCTGAGCGCCGCGGAGCTCGCCCGGCGCCTCGAGGTGACGCCGCGGACGGTGCTGCGCGACGTGGAGGCGCTGTCCACCGCCGGCGTGCCCGTCGTGGCCGAGCGGGGACGGCACGGCGGCTTCTCCCTGCTCCCTGGCTACCGGCCGGCCGTCGAGGAGCTGACGGCCGCGGAGGTGCAGGCCCTGCTGCTGGCCGGCCGCGTCCCGGCCGAGTCGCTCGGCCTCGCCGGACCGCTCGCGTCGGCGCTGCGCAAGGTCGCGGGCTCGGCGCCGCCCGAGCACGGCCGCTCGGCCGCCCGGATCAGCGACCGGGTGCTCGTCGACACCGCGGGCTGGTGGGGAGCACCCGAGGAGCGGGGGCAGTTCGACGCCGTGCAGCAGGCGGTGCTGGGCGACCGCCGGCTGCGGATGACCTATCAGCCCCGCGACCCCCGCGGGACCGGCGTCCGCACCGTCGACCCCTACGGCCTCCTGCAGGCCGCCGGCACCTGGTACCTGATCGCCGCGCACCGCGGCCGGCCCCGGTCCTACCGCGTCTCCCGGGTCCTCGCCGCGACGGTGCTGGACGAGCCGAGCCGGCGTCCGGCGGACCTCGACCTGGCGGCGCTGTGGTCCGAGCTGCGCGCCGGCTTCGCGTCCCCGCCGACGCACACGGTCCGGCTGGCCTGCGACCCGGCCCGCTACGAGCTGGCCCTCACCCTGCTGGCCGGCCAGGGGGCGAGCCGGCCGCGCGTCCTGGACCCCGGGCCGCCGGTGGTGTTCGAGGTCGAGGTGCACGTGCTCCGCTCGACCGTCGGCGTGCTCGCCGGCCTCGGCTCGGCCGTCCGCGCCCTGGCCCCGCCCGAGCTGCTGGAGCAGATGGTGGCGGTGGCGCAGGAGCTGCTGGCCACCTACCCCGACGTCAGGACGACGGGCCCGCGCTGA
- a CDS encoding TIGR03086 family metal-binding protein yields the protein MTATDVHAPRTAADDPRAALARTQAWVAGLLDGLTAEQQALPTPCDAFDVQALVAHLYGVADRVEAMGHGQPAASVPAFVEELPDDVAAGYRERARWSQVAWADDAALTRVVLAPFGPLPGHQVIGVYVSEQLTHGWDLAVATGQPAEAPADLVALAERSIRTVLDPLPRGGVVPFGPAVPPAAGSGPTARLAAYLGRTAPSAA from the coding sequence ATGACCGCCACCGACGTCCACGCCCCCCGCACCGCCGCCGACGACCCCCGCGCCGCCCTCGCCCGGACCCAGGCCTGGGTCGCCGGCCTGCTGGACGGCCTCACGGCGGAGCAGCAGGCGCTGCCGACGCCCTGCGACGCCTTCGACGTGCAGGCCCTCGTCGCCCACCTCTACGGCGTGGCCGACCGGGTGGAGGCGATGGGCCACGGGCAGCCGGCGGCGTCGGTGCCCGCCTTCGTCGAGGAGCTGCCGGACGACGTGGCCGCCGGCTACCGCGAGCGCGCCCGGTGGTCCCAGGTGGCCTGGGCCGACGACGCCGCGCTGACCCGGGTGGTGCTCGCGCCCTTCGGCCCGCTGCCGGGGCACCAGGTGATCGGGGTCTACGTCAGCGAGCAGCTGACGCACGGCTGGGACCTCGCGGTGGCCACGGGGCAGCCCGCCGAGGCGCCCGCGGACCTGGTGGCGCTGGCGGAGCGGTCCATCCGGACGGTGCTGGACCCGCTGCCGCGCGGCGGCGTCGTGCCCTTCGGCCCGGCCGTGCCGCCCGCGGCGGGGTCCGGGCCGACCGCGCGGCTGGCCGCCTACCTGGGCCGGACGGCGCCGTCGGCGGCCTGA